The Pseudomonas sp. FP2309 genome has a window encoding:
- a CDS encoding FAD-binding oxidoreductase: MANTPYPQSYYAASANAVPPRPMLQGDVETDVCVIGAGYTGLSSALFLLENGFRVTVLEAAKVGFGASGRNGGQIVNSYSRDIDVIERSVGSQQAQLLGQMAFEGGRIIRERVAKYQIQCDLKDGGVFAALNSKHMGHLESQKRLWERYGHTQLQLLDERRIREVVACDNYVGGLLDMSGGHIHPLNLALGEAAAVESLGGTIYEQSAAVRIERGANPVVHTAEGKVRAKFIIVAGNAYLGNLVPELAAKSMPCGTQVITTAPLGDELAKTLLPQNYCVEDCNYLLDYYRLTGDKRLIFGGGVVYGARDPANIEAIIRPKMLKAFPQLKDVKIDYAWTGNFLLTLSRLPQVGRLGDNIYYSQGCSGHGVTYTHLAGKVLAEALRGQAERFDAFADLPHYPFPGGQLLRTPFAALGAWYYGLRDKLGF; the protein is encoded by the coding sequence ATGGCGAACACCCCCTACCCCCAGTCGTATTACGCGGCGTCAGCGAATGCCGTTCCGCCTCGCCCGATGCTGCAAGGCGATGTCGAAACCGATGTCTGCGTGATCGGCGCCGGCTATACCGGCCTATCCAGCGCGCTGTTCCTGCTGGAGAACGGCTTTCGCGTGACTGTCCTGGAAGCCGCCAAAGTGGGTTTTGGCGCCTCGGGCCGCAATGGCGGGCAGATCGTCAACAGCTACAGCCGCGATATCGATGTGATCGAGCGCAGCGTCGGGTCTCAGCAGGCGCAGCTCTTGGGGCAGATGGCGTTTGAAGGCGGCAGGATCATTCGTGAGCGGGTCGCCAAGTATCAGATCCAGTGCGACCTGAAGGACGGTGGCGTGTTCGCCGCGCTAAACAGCAAGCACATGGGCCACCTGGAGTCGCAGAAGCGCCTGTGGGAGCGCTACGGCCACACGCAACTGCAATTGCTGGACGAACGCCGCATCCGCGAGGTGGTGGCCTGTGACAACTATGTCGGCGGCCTGCTGGACATGAGCGGTGGGCATATCCATCCGCTGAACCTGGCGCTGGGTGAGGCGGCTGCGGTGGAATCCCTGGGCGGCACCATCTACGAACAATCGGCGGCGGTGCGTATCGAACGCGGCGCCAACCCGGTAGTACATACCGCCGAGGGCAAGGTCAGAGCCAAGTTCATCATCGTGGCGGGCAATGCCTACCTGGGCAATCTGGTGCCGGAACTGGCCGCCAAGTCCATGCCTTGCGGCACACAAGTGATCACTACCGCACCGCTGGGGGATGAACTGGCCAAGACCCTACTGCCGCAGAATTACTGCGTGGAAGACTGCAACTACCTGCTCGACTACTACCGCCTGACCGGCGACAAACGCCTGATCTTCGGCGGCGGCGTGGTGTATGGCGCGCGCGACCCAGCGAATATCGAGGCGATCATCCGACCAAAAATGCTCAAGGCCTTCCCGCAGCTCAAGGATGTGAAGATTGATTACGCCTGGACCGGCAATTTCCTGCTGACCCTGTCGCGCCTGCCGCAGGTAGGGCGCCTGGGCGACAATATCTACTATTCACAGGGCTGCAGTGGCCACGGCGTGACGTACACGCACCTGGCGGGCAAAGTGTTGGCGGAGGCACTCAGAGGCCAGGCAGAGCGTTTTGATGCGTTCGCCGACCTGCCGCACTATCCTTTCCCGGGCGGCCAACTGTTGCGCACACCTTTTGCAGCATTGGGCGCCTGGTACTACGGCTTGCGCGATAAGCTGGGGTTCTGA
- a CDS encoding SDR family oxidoreductase, producing MEAATASNGRVALVTGAARGIGLGVAAWLVSEGWQVVLADLDRQRGSQVSKVLGENAWFITMDVADEKQVAAGVAEVLGQFGRLDALVCNAAVADPRNSTLESLDLAYWNRVLAVNLSGPMLLAKHCAPYLRAHGGAIVNLASTRAGQSEPDTEAYAASKGGLLALTHALAISLGPEVRVNAVSPGWIDARDPAARRAEPLTDADHAQHPAGRVGTVEDVAAMVAWLLSRQAGFVTGQEFVVDGGMSKKMIYSE from the coding sequence CTGGAGGCCGCAACGGCCAGTAACGGGCGCGTCGCGCTGGTGACGGGCGCTGCGCGGGGCATTGGTCTGGGCGTTGCCGCGTGGCTGGTCAGTGAAGGCTGGCAAGTGGTGTTGGCTGATCTGGATCGCCAGCGCGGATCCCAGGTGTCCAAGGTGCTGGGTGAGAACGCCTGGTTTATCACCATGGACGTGGCCGACGAAAAACAAGTTGCCGCAGGCGTCGCCGAAGTGCTTGGGCAATTCGGGCGTCTGGATGCGCTGGTATGTAATGCGGCGGTGGCCGACCCGCGTAACAGCACCCTGGAAAGCCTCGATCTGGCTTACTGGAATCGTGTGCTGGCGGTGAACCTCAGTGGGCCGATGTTGCTGGCCAAGCACTGCGCGCCGTACCTGCGGGCCCATGGTGGTGCGATCGTCAACCTGGCGTCGACCCGCGCCGGTCAATCCGAGCCGGATACCGAGGCCTACGCGGCGAGTAAGGGCGGCTTGTTGGCGCTGACGCACGCGTTGGCCATCAGCCTCGGACCTGAAGTACGGGTCAATGCGGTCAGCCCGGGTTGGATCGATGCACGTGATCCGGCCGCGCGCCGCGCCGAGCCACTGACCGATGCCGATCATGCCCAGCATCCGGCGGGCAGGGTGGGTACGGTCGAGGACGTGGCGGCGATGGTGGCGTGGCTGCTGTCGCGTCAGGCGGGCTTTGTGACCGGGCAGGAGTTTGTGGTGGACGGTGGCATGAGCAAGAAGATGATTTACAGCGAGTAG
- a CDS encoding O-succinylhomoserine sulfhydrylase: MSQEWDAGRLDSDLDGVAFDTLAVRAGQHRTPEGEHGDPMFFTSSYVFRTAADAAARFAGEVPGNVYSRYTNPTVRAFEERIAALEGAEQAVATATGMAAIMAVVMSLCSAGDHVLVSRSVFGSTISLFEKYFKRFGIEVDYVPLADLSGWDAAIKANTKLLFVESPSNPLAELVDIAALSEVAHAKGAMLVVDNCFCTPALQQPLKLGADVVVHSATKFIDGQGRCMGGVVAGRAEQMKEVVGFLRTAGPTLSPFNAWIFLKGLETLSLRMKVHCANAQALAEWLEQQDGIEKVHYAGLKSHPQHELAQRQQRGFGAVVSFEVKGGKEGAWRFIDATRLISITANLGDSKTTITHPGTTSHGRLAPQEREAAGIRDSLIRVAVGLEDVTDLQADLARGLAAL, from the coding sequence ATGAGTCAGGAATGGGATGCCGGTCGGTTGGACAGCGACCTCGATGGCGTGGCTTTCGATACCCTGGCTGTGCGCGCCGGCCAGCACCGCACCCCGGAAGGTGAGCACGGCGATCCGATGTTCTTCACCTCCAGCTACGTGTTCCGTACCGCGGCTGATGCGGCTGCACGGTTTGCTGGCGAAGTGCCGGGCAACGTGTATTCGCGCTACACCAACCCGACCGTGCGTGCGTTCGAAGAGCGTATCGCGGCCCTGGAAGGCGCTGAGCAGGCGGTGGCAACGGCCACCGGCATGGCGGCGATCATGGCTGTGGTAATGAGCCTGTGCAGTGCCGGCGACCACGTGTTAGTGTCGCGCAGCGTGTTCGGCTCGACCATCAGCCTGTTCGAGAAGTACTTCAAGCGCTTCGGTATCGAAGTGGACTACGTGCCCCTGGCGGACCTGTCCGGCTGGGACGCGGCGATCAAAGCCAATACCAAATTGCTGTTCGTCGAGTCGCCGTCCAACCCGCTGGCCGAGTTGGTGGACATCGCCGCGTTGTCGGAAGTTGCCCACGCGAAGGGCGCGATGCTGGTGGTCGATAACTGCTTCTGCACGCCTGCCCTGCAACAGCCGCTGAAGCTGGGTGCGGACGTCGTTGTGCACTCGGCGACCAAGTTCATCGACGGCCAGGGCCGTTGCATGGGGGGCGTGGTTGCCGGTCGCGCCGAGCAGATGAAGGAAGTGGTGGGCTTCCTGCGCACCGCCGGCCCGACCTTGAGCCCGTTCAACGCTTGGATCTTCCTCAAAGGCCTGGAAACCCTCAGCCTGCGTATGAAAGTCCATTGCGCCAACGCCCAGGCCCTGGCCGAGTGGCTGGAGCAGCAGGACGGTATCGAAAAAGTCCACTACGCCGGCCTCAAGAGCCATCCGCAGCACGAACTGGCCCAGCGTCAGCAGCGCGGCTTCGGTGCGGTGGTGAGCTTTGAGGTCAAGGGTGGCAAGGAGGGCGCCTGGCGCTTTATCGATGCGACGCGCCTGATCTCGATCACTGCCAACCTGGGCGACAGTAAAACCACCATTACCCACCCAGGTACCACGTCCCATGGGCGCCTGGCGCCGCAGGAGCGTGAAGCGGCCGGTATCCGTGACAGTCTGATCCGCGTCGCTGTGGGTCTGGAAGACGTGACTGACTTGCAGGCGGACCTGGCTCGCGGGTTGGCGGCCTTGTGA
- the purF gene encoding amidophosphoribosyltransferase, giving the protein MCGIVGIVGKSNVNQALYDALTVLQHRGQDAAGIVTSHDGRLFLRKDNGLVRDVFHQRHMQRLVGHMGIGHVRYPTAGSSTSAEAQPFYVNSPYGITLAHNGNLTNVEQLAKEIYESDLRHVNTSSDSEVLLNVFAHELAQRGKLQPTEEDVFAAVIDVHNRCVGGYAVVAMITGYGIVGFRDPHGIRPIVFGQRHTDEGVEYMIASESVSLDVLGFTLIRDLAPGEAVYITEDGKLHTRQCAVAPKLTPCIFEHVYLARPDSIIDGVSVYKARLRMGEKLADKILRERPEHDIDVVIPIPDTSRTAALELANHLGVKFREGFVKNRYIGRTFIMPGQAARKKSVRQKLNAIELEFRGKNVMLVDDSIVRGTTCKQIIQMAREAGAKNVYFCSAAPAVRYPNVYGIDMPSAHELIAHNRTTQDVADLIGADWLIYQDLSDLIEAVGGGKIKIEQFDCAVFDGKYVTGDVDEAYLNKIEQARNDSSKIKTQAVSAIIDLYNN; this is encoded by the coding sequence ATGTGTGGCATCGTCGGTATCGTCGGTAAGTCGAACGTCAATCAGGCGCTGTATGACGCGCTAACCGTCCTCCAGCACCGCGGCCAGGACGCTGCCGGTATTGTGACCAGCCACGACGGCCGGTTATTCCTGCGCAAGGATAATGGTCTGGTACGTGACGTGTTCCATCAGCGTCACATGCAGCGCCTGGTCGGGCACATGGGTATTGGCCATGTGCGTTATCCGACCGCTGGCAGCTCGACGTCGGCCGAAGCTCAACCGTTTTACGTCAACTCGCCTTACGGCATCACCCTGGCGCATAACGGTAACCTGACCAACGTTGAACAACTGGCCAAGGAGATCTACGAATCTGACCTGCGCCACGTCAACACCAGTTCCGACTCGGAAGTGCTGCTTAACGTGTTCGCACACGAACTGGCCCAGCGCGGCAAGCTGCAGCCGACCGAAGAAGACGTGTTTGCCGCCGTGATCGACGTGCACAACCGTTGTGTCGGTGGTTATGCCGTGGTGGCGATGATCACCGGTTACGGTATCGTCGGTTTCCGCGATCCGCATGGCATTCGTCCGATCGTGTTTGGTCAGCGTCACACCGACGAAGGCGTCGAGTACATGATCGCTTCCGAAAGCGTGTCCCTGGACGTGCTGGGCTTCACCCTGATCCGTGACCTCGCGCCGGGCGAAGCGGTGTACATCACCGAAGATGGCAAGCTGCACACCCGTCAGTGCGCTGTAGCGCCGAAACTCACCCCTTGCATCTTCGAACACGTCTACCTGGCGCGTCCGGATTCGATCATCGACGGTGTTTCGGTGTACAAGGCGCGCCTGCGGATGGGCGAAAAGCTCGCCGACAAGATCCTGCGCGAGCGCCCTGAGCATGATATCGACGTGGTGATCCCGATCCCGGACACCAGCCGCACCGCTGCGCTGGAATTGGCGAACCATCTGGGCGTCAAGTTCCGCGAAGGCTTCGTGAAGAACCGCTACATCGGCCGTACCTTCATCATGCCTGGCCAGGCTGCACGCAAGAAATCAGTGCGTCAGAAGCTCAACGCCATTGAGCTGGAGTTCCGCGGCAAGAACGTGATGCTGGTGGATGACTCCATCGTGCGCGGCACTACGTGCAAGCAGATCATCCAGATGGCCCGTGAAGCGGGTGCGAAGAACGTTTACTTCTGTTCCGCAGCTCCCGCCGTGCGTTACCCGAACGTGTACGGTATCGACATGCCGAGCGCCCACGAACTGATCGCCCACAACCGCACCACCCAGGATGTGGCTGACCTGATCGGCGCCGACTGGCTGATCTACCAGGACCTGTCGGACCTGATCGAAGCGGTGGGCGGTGGCAAGATCAAGATCGAGCAGTTCGACTGTGCCGTGTTCGACGGCAAGTACGTGACCGGAGACGTCGACGAGGCCTACCTGAACAAAATCGAGCAGGCACGTAACGACTCGTCGAAGATCAAGACCCAGGCGGTCAGTGCGATCATCGATCTGTATAACAACTGA
- a CDS encoding CvpA family protein, protein MPFTWVDWAIVAIVAISALISLSRGFVKEALSLLTWIIAGVVAWMFGGSLSVYLAGYIETPSARVIAGCAIMFIATLLVGAMVNYLIGELIRVTGLSGTDRFLGMAFGAARGALLVVVAVGLLSLGPVQQDAWWQESVLVPKFLLVADWSKNLILGWSSQWLASGISVPADLPFKEHLLPAKTPQ, encoded by the coding sequence GTGCCATTTACCTGGGTTGACTGGGCGATCGTTGCAATCGTCGCCATCTCCGCTTTGATCAGTCTAAGCCGCGGCTTCGTAAAAGAAGCACTGTCGTTGCTGACTTGGATCATCGCAGGAGTCGTAGCCTGGATGTTCGGCGGTTCATTGTCGGTCTATCTGGCCGGATACATCGAAACACCTTCGGCCCGCGTCATCGCGGGCTGCGCCATCATGTTCATCGCCACGCTGCTGGTGGGGGCAATGGTCAATTATCTTATTGGCGAGTTGATACGTGTCACCGGCCTCTCCGGGACCGATCGATTTCTGGGCATGGCTTTTGGTGCCGCGCGTGGCGCGTTGCTGGTGGTCGTGGCAGTCGGGCTGTTGAGCCTGGGGCCGGTACAGCAGGATGCGTGGTGGCAGGAGTCGGTACTCGTGCCAAAGTTTCTATTGGTTGCAGACTGGTCCAAGAACCTCATATTGGGGTGGAGCAGTCAGTGGCTGGCCAGCGGAATCAGCGTACCCGCTGATCTTCCGTTCAAGGAACACCTCTTGCCGGCCAAAACGCCTCAGTAA
- a CDS encoding SPOR domain-containing protein, which produces MALLDSAYKQRMVGALVLVALAVIFLPMLFSRQDEQRQVVVEAPAAPQAPAVPQVQVEPVVVPEPQALPEEEPVPTDEEVAAQQAPSMPVQPSVPVVKPAPAVAAKPVVPTPAPKPVAPQPAAPGKPDVGQSRIDPNGLPISWSIQVASLGNREGADALQKKLRAQGYNAYIRSADGKNRVFIGPLIERAEADRLRDLLDRQQNLKGFVTRFQPERG; this is translated from the coding sequence ATGGCATTACTGGATAGCGCATACAAGCAGCGAATGGTTGGGGCTCTGGTCCTGGTGGCGTTGGCGGTGATTTTCCTGCCGATGTTGTTTTCCCGTCAGGATGAGCAGCGCCAGGTTGTCGTCGAGGCTCCGGCAGCGCCGCAGGCCCCGGCGGTGCCGCAGGTGCAGGTCGAGCCGGTGGTGGTGCCTGAGCCCCAGGCCCTGCCCGAGGAAGAGCCGGTGCCGACCGATGAGGAAGTGGCTGCGCAACAGGCGCCGTCGATGCCGGTGCAACCAAGCGTGCCGGTGGTCAAGCCTGCACCTGCCGTGGCTGCCAAGCCCGTTGTGCCGACACCTGCGCCCAAGCCGGTTGCACCGCAGCCTGCTGCGCCGGGCAAGCCGGATGTGGGGCAGAGCCGGATCGACCCGAATGGTTTACCGATCAGTTGGTCGATCCAGGTCGCCAGCCTGGGCAATCGCGAAGGCGCCGACGCTTTGCAGAAGAAGCTGCGCGCCCAGGGCTACAACGCTTATATCCGCAGTGCCGATGGCAAGAACCGGGTATTTATTGGGCCGCTGATCGAGCGCGCCGAGGCGGATCGCCTGCGCGACCTGCTGGATCGTCAGCAGAATCTTAAGGGGTTCGTGACCCGCTTCCAGCCCGAGCGCGGCTGA
- the folC gene encoding bifunctional tetrahydrofolate synthase/dihydrofolate synthase, which translates to MTQRTLGEWLAYLEQLHPSAIDMGLERSQQVAARLGLGQPAPRVITVTGTNGKGSTCAFVAALLQAQGLKVGVYSSPHLLRYNERVQLNGVEATDEQLCEAFAALDAGRGDTSLTYFEMGTLAAFWLFERAQLDVVVLEVGLGGRLDTVNVVDADLALVTSIGVDHADYLGDTRESVAYEKAGIFRQGKPALCGDLDPPPPLLDKVRELDCPFFLRGREFDLEIGEQHWQWRGRDAHGQLVELRDLPLLNLPMENAALALQAYLLLGLPWNAEQIVATLLATRVVGRLDRRAFEWQGKRLNLLLDVGHNPHAANYLARRLAHTPPVGRRLAVFGLLADKDLDGVVAPLLGCVQAWAVAPLDTSRSRPAAELQVALQNLGAMVASYASVTAALEAQCAVATAEDEILLFGSFYCVAEALEWLARRSTEEAAHGITG; encoded by the coding sequence ATGACCCAACGTACCCTGGGCGAGTGGCTCGCCTACCTTGAGCAGTTGCATCCGTCCGCCATCGACATGGGCCTGGAGCGCTCGCAACAGGTAGCGGCCCGCCTCGGGTTGGGCCAGCCGGCACCGCGTGTGATCACGGTGACCGGCACCAACGGCAAAGGCTCTACCTGCGCTTTTGTCGCTGCGCTGCTGCAAGCCCAAGGGCTGAAAGTGGGCGTGTACAGCTCGCCGCACCTGCTGCGCTACAACGAGCGGGTGCAGCTCAATGGCGTCGAAGCCACTGACGAGCAACTCTGCGAAGCCTTTGCCGCACTGGATGCCGGCCGCGGCGACACTTCCCTGACTTACTTCGAAATGGGCACTCTGGCGGCGTTCTGGCTGTTCGAGCGTGCGCAACTGGATGTGGTCGTGCTGGAAGTGGGCCTGGGTGGGCGTCTGGATACGGTGAATGTGGTGGATGCGGACCTGGCGCTGGTCACCAGCATCGGCGTGGACCATGCTGATTATCTGGGCGATACCCGCGAATCTGTTGCCTACGAAAAGGCCGGGATCTTCCGTCAGGGCAAGCCGGCGCTGTGCGGCGACCTGGACCCGCCACCGCCGTTGCTGGACAAGGTGCGTGAGTTGGACTGCCCGTTCTTTTTGCGCGGGCGCGAATTCGACCTTGAGATCGGCGAGCAGCACTGGCAATGGCGTGGGCGCGATGCGCACGGCCAGCTCGTCGAGCTGCGCGATTTGCCCTTGCTCAACCTGCCGATGGAAAACGCCGCGCTCGCGCTGCAAGCCTATCTGTTGCTGGGCCTGCCGTGGAACGCCGAGCAGATTGTCGCGACCTTGCTGGCGACCCGGGTGGTCGGACGCCTGGATCGTCGGGCGTTCGAGTGGCAAGGCAAGCGTCTGAACCTGTTGCTCGACGTGGGGCATAACCCCCATGCAGCCAACTACCTGGCGCGGCGTTTGGCGCATACGCCCCCGGTCGGGCGTCGCCTGGCGGTGTTCGGTTTGTTGGCGGACAAGGACTTGGACGGTGTGGTTGCGCCATTGTTGGGCTGCGTTCAGGCTTGGGCGGTCGCGCCGCTGGATACGTCGCGCAGTCGTCCGGCGGCTGAGTTGCAGGTGGCGTTGCAGAACCTTGGTGCAATGGTGGCGTCGTATGCAAGCGTCACGGCGGCTCTTGAAGCGCAGTGCGCAGTAGCCACGGCCGAGGACGAGATTCTGTTGTTCGGATCATTTTATTGTGTTGCCGAGGCGCTCGAGTGGTTGGCCCGGCGCTCCACGGAGGAAGCTGCACATGGCATTACTGGATAG
- the accD gene encoding acetyl-CoA carboxylase, carboxyltransferase subunit beta, whose product MSNWLVDKLIPSIMRSEVKKSSVPEGLWHKCPSCDAVLYRPELEKTLDVCPKCNHHMRIGARARIDIFLDADGRQELGADLEPVDRLKFRDGKKYKDRLTAAQKQTGEKDALISVSGKLLGMPVVVSAFEFSFMGGSMGAIVGERFVRAANYALENRCPMICFAASGGARMQEALISLMQMAKTSAVLARLREEGIPFISVLTDPVYGGVSASLAMLGDVIVGEPKALIGFAGPRVIEQTVREKLPEGFQRSEFLLEHGAIDLIIPRSELRPRLGSLLAQMMGLPTPVYVAPKVEPIVVPPVPANL is encoded by the coding sequence ATGAGCAACTGGTTAGTAGACAAACTGATCCCTTCGATCATGCGTTCCGAGGTGAAAAAAAGCTCGGTTCCTGAAGGTCTGTGGCACAAGTGCCCTTCCTGCGACGCGGTGCTGTACCGCCCGGAGCTGGAAAAGACCCTGGACGTTTGCCCTAAGTGCAACCACCACATGCGTATCGGCGCCCGTGCGCGCATCGATATCTTCCTCGATGCCGATGGCCGTCAAGAGCTGGGCGCTGACCTGGAGCCGGTTGACCGTCTCAAGTTCCGCGACGGCAAGAAGTACAAGGACCGTCTGACCGCTGCGCAAAAGCAGACCGGTGAGAAGGACGCGTTGATCTCCGTCAGCGGCAAGCTGCTGGGCATGCCTGTTGTTGTGTCGGCGTTCGAGTTCTCCTTTATGGGCGGCTCCATGGGCGCCATCGTCGGTGAGCGCTTTGTTCGCGCCGCCAACTACGCCCTGGAAAACCGTTGCCCGATGATCTGCTTCGCCGCTTCCGGCGGTGCGCGCATGCAGGAAGCCTTGATCTCCCTGATGCAAATGGCCAAGACCTCTGCGGTACTGGCGCGTCTGCGCGAAGAAGGCATTCCGTTTATCTCTGTCTTGACCGACCCTGTCTACGGCGGCGTTTCTGCAAGCCTGGCGATGCTGGGCGACGTGATCGTCGGCGAACCGAAGGCCCTGATCGGCTTTGCCGGTCCGCGCGTGATCGAGCAGACCGTTCGCGAAAAGCTGCCCGAAGGCTTCCAGCGCAGCGAGTTCCTGCTGGAGCACGGTGCGATCGACCTGATTATCCCGCGTAGCGAGCTGCGTCCACGTCTGGGTAGCCTGCTGGCGCAAATGATGGGCCTGCCGACGCCGGTGTACGTCGCGCCTAAAGTCGAGCCAATCGTCGTGCCGCCGGTGCCTGCGAACCTATGA
- a CDS encoding phosphoribosylanthranilate isomerase, with protein MSAVRSKICGITRIEDALAAVEAGADAIGLVFYAKSPRAVNVLQARAIIAALPPFVTTVGLFVNASRCELNETLDAVALDLLQFHGDESPDECESYQRPYIKALRVKAGDDIAAACAAYGGARGILLDTYVEGVPGGTGEAFDWSLIPEGLSKPIILAGGLTPANVAAAIEQVRPYAVDVSGGVEQGKGIKDHGKIHAFMHAVRNSGAGM; from the coding sequence ATGTCAGCCGTTCGCAGCAAGATTTGCGGGATTACCCGCATAGAAGACGCGCTGGCGGCAGTCGAGGCGGGTGCGGATGCGATCGGCCTGGTGTTTTATGCCAAGAGTCCGCGGGCGGTGAATGTGTTGCAGGCGCGGGCGATCATCGCCGCGCTGCCGCCCTTTGTGACCACCGTGGGCTTGTTCGTCAACGCCAGCCGTTGCGAGCTCAACGAAACCCTGGATGCTGTAGCGCTGGACCTGCTGCAGTTTCATGGCGATGAAAGTCCCGACGAATGCGAAAGCTATCAGCGCCCGTACATCAAGGCGCTTCGCGTCAAGGCCGGGGATGATATCGCCGCCGCCTGTGCCGCTTATGGCGGCGCGCGCGGGATTCTGCTCGATACTTATGTCGAAGGTGTGCCGGGGGGCACGGGTGAGGCATTCGATTGGTCGCTGATTCCCGAGGGGCTTAGCAAACCGATCATCCTGGCTGGTGGGCTCACCCCCGCGAATGTCGCGGCGGCCATCGAGCAGGTTCGCCCGTATGCGGTGGATGTCAGCGGTGGAGTGGAGCAGGGCAAAGGCATCAAGGATCACGGCAAGATTCACGCGTTCATGCATGCAGTGCGCAACAGCGGTGCGGGGATGTGA
- the truA gene encoding tRNA pseudouridine(38-40) synthase TruA, which produces MAAAGFYRIALGVEYKGSRYRGWQRQASGVLTVQETLEKALSKVADSPVSLMCAGRTDAGVHACGQVVHFDTQAERTMKAWVMGANINLPHDVSVTWAKVMPAHFHARFKAIARRYRYVIYNDQIRPAHLNEEITWNHRPLDAERMAEAAQHLVGVHDFSAFRAGQCQAKSPIKEVHHLRVTRHGKMIVLDIRAGAFLHHMVRNIAGVLMTIGTGERPVEWAKEVLESRIRRTGGVTAHPFGLYLVDVEYRDEFELPERFIGPHFLTGFSELGG; this is translated from the coding sequence ATGGCGGCCGCAGGCTTTTACCGCATCGCCCTGGGCGTGGAATACAAAGGCTCGCGCTATCGCGGCTGGCAGCGCCAGGCGTCGGGCGTGCTGACGGTGCAGGAAACCCTGGAGAAGGCCCTGTCCAAGGTTGCCGATTCACCGGTCTCGCTGATGTGCGCCGGGCGCACCGACGCCGGGGTTCATGCGTGTGGCCAAGTGGTGCATTTTGATACCCAGGCCGAACGCACGATGAAGGCGTGGGTCATGGGCGCCAATATCAATTTGCCCCATGACGTCAGCGTCACTTGGGCCAAGGTGATGCCTGCGCATTTCCATGCGCGCTTCAAGGCGATTGCCCGGCGTTACCGCTATGTGATCTATAACGACCAGATCCGTCCGGCGCACCTTAACGAAGAAATCACCTGGAACCACCGCCCCTTGGATGCAGAGCGCATGGCCGAGGCTGCGCAGCATCTGGTGGGCGTGCATGACTTCAGTGCGTTCCGTGCCGGCCAGTGCCAGGCCAAGTCGCCGATCAAGGAGGTCCATCACCTGCGGGTGACCCGCCACGGCAAGATGATTGTGCTGGACATCCGCGCCGGCGCGTTCCTGCATCACATGGTGCGTAACATCGCCGGCGTGTTGATGACCATCGGTACCGGCGAGCGTCCCGTGGAGTGGGCCAAAGAAGTGCTGGAGAGTCGCATTCGTCGTACCGGTGGGGTGACGGCTCACCCGTTTGGCCTGTATCTGGTGGACGTGGAGTACCGTGACGAGTTCGAATTGCCGGAACGCTTTATCGGGCCGCACTTCCTCACCGGCTTCAGCGAACTTGGCGGCTGA